In Phreatobacter stygius, a genomic segment contains:
- a CDS encoding putative bifunctional diguanylate cyclase/phosphodiesterase: MNIRAETTNETKRDFPVEIYIAMVDALYADVRTFLFGALTAWVAALYAAYLTSDVVLDVFAVALGLVSLGRTIHIMSYRRARADVVTYEAAHRWERAYTVGANAYVFLLGLWCFASFALTTSVVAQLFSMSLVLAHMVGVTGRNFANGRFVDTQIVLLAIPVIAGLVVAGNIDHIVLALFFAPFFVSTRSVAARLRNILLDAVIAKRDVELLAARFDTALNNMPHGLAMFDATGRLVVVNARWGEMLHCDPESIRSGARIEAIVASYAESGVINPHDASRIMEMIRRRAGDRLMNRLEVETSERHIDVAFQPMENGGLVVVIEDITEKRRTEARMTHMARHDALTGLPNRIQFQERLELALTMRSDSDVLAVLFVDLDNFKQVNDTLGHPIGDTLLIEVADRLRFVVGETNVVARFGADEFVVLQSGVRTVNEVAKLAGRIIENLSDMFQIEGSTVVCGASVGIALAPRDGTDPDQLLKSADMALARAKAGGKGILHFYEEEMDRQAQARRATELDLRKAIHNEQLAVYFQPLLNLKTLRITTCEALVRWPHPTRGMVSPAEFIPIAEETGLVVELGRQVLRKACAACAAWPNEVRVAVNLSSVQFDRDDVVALVRDTLQATGLAADRLELEITETLLLQDSASILATLETLREMGVRIALDDFGTGYSSLSYLQKFPLQKVKIDRSFVRNLETDLRSVKLLQGVTRLGADLGLAVVVEGVETYAQMKLIDEPGVVTEIQGFLLSPAIPDDQLRILLSRSGAGLLKKVA, from the coding sequence ATGAACATTCGTGCTGAGACGACGAACGAGACGAAGCGCGATTTCCCCGTCGAGATCTATATCGCGATGGTCGATGCGCTTTACGCTGACGTCCGGACATTTCTGTTCGGCGCCCTGACGGCGTGGGTGGCGGCGCTCTACGCTGCCTATCTCACGTCGGACGTCGTCCTCGATGTTTTCGCCGTCGCGCTCGGCCTGGTCAGTCTCGGGCGGACGATCCACATCATGTCCTACCGGCGGGCGCGCGCCGATGTCGTGACCTACGAGGCCGCCCACCGCTGGGAACGCGCCTATACGGTCGGCGCCAATGCCTATGTCTTCCTGCTGGGGCTCTGGTGCTTTGCCAGCTTCGCCCTGACCACCAGCGTGGTCGCGCAGCTGTTCAGCATGTCGCTGGTGCTCGCGCACATGGTCGGCGTCACCGGGCGCAATTTCGCCAATGGCCGTTTCGTCGATACGCAGATCGTCTTGCTGGCCATTCCGGTCATTGCCGGCCTGGTCGTCGCCGGCAATATCGACCATATCGTTCTGGCGCTCTTCTTCGCGCCGTTTTTCGTCAGCACGCGCAGCGTGGCGGCACGGCTGAGAAACATCCTGCTCGATGCGGTCATCGCCAAGCGTGATGTGGAGCTGCTGGCGGCCCGCTTCGATACCGCGCTGAACAACATGCCGCACGGGCTCGCCATGTTCGACGCCACCGGCCGGCTGGTTGTGGTCAATGCGCGCTGGGGCGAGATGTTGCACTGCGATCCGGAGAGCATTCGGTCCGGGGCGCGCATCGAAGCCATCGTGGCCAGCTATGCCGAAAGCGGCGTGATCAACCCCCACGATGCCAGCCGCATCATGGAGATGATCAGGCGGCGCGCCGGCGACCGGCTGATGAACCGGCTCGAAGTCGAGACCAGCGAACGTCATATCGACGTGGCGTTCCAGCCGATGGAGAACGGCGGGCTGGTCGTCGTCATCGAGGACATTACCGAGAAGCGCCGGACCGAGGCGCGCATGACGCATATGGCGCGTCACGACGCCCTGACCGGCCTGCCGAACCGCATCCAGTTTCAGGAGCGCCTCGAATTGGCGCTGACCATGCGCTCCGACAGCGACGTGCTGGCGGTGCTGTTCGTCGATCTCGACAATTTCAAGCAGGTCAATGACACGCTCGGCCACCCGATCGGCGACACCTTGCTGATCGAGGTTGCCGACCGGCTGCGCTTCGTCGTTGGCGAGACCAATGTCGTCGCGCGTTTCGGCGCCGACGAATTCGTCGTGCTGCAAAGTGGCGTTCGAACCGTCAACGAGGTCGCCAAGCTCGCCGGCCGGATCATCGAAAACCTGTCCGACATGTTTCAGATCGAAGGCTCGACGGTGGTTTGCGGAGCATCGGTCGGCATTGCGCTGGCGCCACGCGACGGCACCGATCCGGATCAATTGCTGAAATCCGCCGACATGGCGCTGGCCCGCGCCAAGGCCGGCGGCAAGGGCATCCTGCATTTCTACGAAGAAGAAATGGACCGGCAGGCGCAGGCGCGCCGGGCCACCGAGCTGGACCTGCGCAAGGCGATCCACAACGAACAGCTGGCGGTCTACTTCCAGCCGCTGCTGAACCTGAAGACGCTCAGGATCACCACCTGCGAAGCACTGGTGCGCTGGCCGCATCCGACCCGCGGCATGGTGTCGCCGGCCGAGTTCATTCCGATTGCGGAAGAAACCGGCCTGGTGGTGGAGCTTGGCCGGCAGGTGCTGAGAAAGGCCTGCGCGGCTTGTGCCGCCTGGCCGAACGAGGTCCGCGTCGCGGTCAACCTGTCGTCGGTGCAGTTCGACCGCGACGATGTCGTGGCGCTGGTCCGCGACACCCTGCAGGCCACCGGGCTTGCCGCCGACCGGCTCGAGCTGGAGATCACCGAGACATTGCTGCTGCAGGACTCGGCTTCGATCCTTGCGACGCTCGAGACGCTGCGCGAGATGGGCGTCAGGATCGCGCTGGACGATTTCGGCACCGGCTATTCCAGCCTCAGCTATCTCCAGAAATTCCCGCTGCAAAAGGTCAAGATCGACCGCTCCTTCGTGCGCAATCTGGAAACCGACCTGCGTTCGGTCAAGCTGCTGCAAGGCGTCACCCGGCTCGGCGCCGATCTCGGCCTGGCCGTGGTGGTCGAGGGTGTCGAGACCTACGCCCAGATGAAGCTGATCGACGAACCCGGCGTGGTCACCGAGATCCAAGGCTTCCTCCTGAGCCCGGCCATCCCGGACGACCAGTTGCGCATCCTGCTCAGCCGTTCCGGCGCGGGCCTGCTGAAAAAAGTCGCCTGA
- a CDS encoding CCA tRNA nucleotidyltransferase, with protein sequence MSGGEDEVRRIPVPDWLSRGPAARLLAVLNAGPGEARPVGGAVRNALIGMAPGDIDIATSAVPEAVVSAVKAAGFKSVPTGITHGTVTVVVEGRGFEVTTLREDIETDGRRAVVRFGHDWKADASRRDFTVNAMSLTRDGVLHDYFGGEADLRAGRIRFIGDPIQRIREDRLRILRFFRFHATYAAGEPDAAALAACIAERQGLAELSRERLRMEIMKLVIAGRAGETLQVMADAGLLGPLIGGVPFCRDLSRLAEIERLMELPAEAPRRLAALAVLVREDADRLRDRLSLSNEEYRRLDGIGHGWHGLDPAHGELAAKAVLFAAGPRGYRDRALVAFARSGAPPDDTAWRQLATLAERWKAPAFPISGNDLVARGFTAGPELGAALAALRAAWIAADFPTSNSVISGLISQLTTGR encoded by the coding sequence GTGAGCGGCGGCGAGGACGAGGTCCGGCGCATTCCGGTTCCGGACTGGCTGAGCCGGGGGCCGGCGGCGCGGCTGCTGGCCGTCCTGAACGCCGGGCCCGGCGAGGCGCGCCCGGTGGGCGGCGCCGTGCGCAACGCCCTGATCGGGATGGCGCCTGGCGATATCGACATCGCGACGTCGGCCGTGCCGGAGGCGGTGGTCAGCGCCGTCAAGGCCGCGGGGTTCAAATCCGTGCCGACAGGCATAACCCATGGCACGGTGACCGTGGTCGTCGAGGGCAGGGGCTTCGAGGTCACCACGCTGCGCGAAGACATCGAGACCGACGGGCGCCGCGCGGTGGTCCGTTTCGGCCACGACTGGAAGGCCGATGCCAGCCGGCGCGATTTCACGGTCAATGCCATGAGCCTGACGCGCGACGGGGTCCTGCACGACTATTTCGGCGGGGAGGCCGACCTGCGGGCCGGGCGGATCCGGTTCATCGGCGATCCCATCCAGCGCATCCGCGAGGACCGGCTGAGGATCCTGCGGTTTTTCCGCTTTCATGCGACCTATGCCGCCGGCGAGCCCGATGCGGCGGCGCTGGCCGCCTGTATCGCCGAGCGGCAAGGGCTCGCCGAACTGTCGCGTGAGCGGCTGCGCATGGAGATCATGAAGCTGGTCATTGCCGGGCGGGCAGGCGAAACCCTGCAGGTCATGGCCGATGCCGGGCTGCTCGGGCCGCTCATCGGCGGCGTACCGTTTTGCCGCGATCTCAGCCGTTTGGCCGAGATCGAGCGCCTGATGGAACTGCCGGCCGAAGCGCCGCGGCGGCTTGCGGCGCTGGCCGTGCTGGTCCGCGAAGACGCGGATAGATTGCGCGACAGGCTGTCGCTCTCCAATGAGGAGTACCGCCGGCTCGACGGCATCGGCCATGGCTGGCACGGGCTCGATCCGGCCCATGGCGAACTGGCCGCCAAGGCGGTGCTGTTCGCCGCCGGCCCGCGCGGCTACCGCGACCGTGCGCTGGTCGCCTTTGCCCGCTCCGGCGCGCCACCTGATGATACCGCCTGGCGGCAACTGGCCACTTTGGCCGAGCGCTGGAAGGCGCCGGCCTTTCCGATTTCCGGAAATGACCTGGTGGCGCGCGGCTTTACAGCCGGTCCGGAGCTTGGCGCGGCGCTTGCAGCGCTCAGGGCGGCCTGGATCGCCGCGGATTTTCCGACTTCGAACAGCGTGATCTCGGGCCTGATTTCGCAGTTGACTACTGGGCGTTGA
- a CDS encoding DUF6111 family protein, whose protein sequence is MRALVNLALFALPFLFYIGWLHLKEQNPWLKQHWDRQPVIWIGLCGVLLAGGYFLYHLAGQSRDPTAVYVPARVENGVFHPAHLAPRAPEPRR, encoded by the coding sequence ATGCGTGCCTTGGTCAATCTGGCGCTGTTTGCGCTGCCCTTTCTCTTTTATATCGGCTGGCTGCACCTGAAAGAGCAGAATCCCTGGCTGAAGCAGCATTGGGACAGGCAGCCGGTGATCTGGATCGGGCTCTGCGGCGTCCTTCTGGCCGGCGGCTATTTCCTCTATCACCTGGCGGGCCAGAGCCGCGATCCGACCGCCGTCTATGTGCCGGCGCGGGTGGAAAACGGCGTGTTCCACCCGGCCCATCTCGCGCCGCGCGCGCCGGAGCCGCGGCGGTGA
- a CDS encoding CoA pyrophosphatase produces the protein MIPVSPDQFTAAVTGRLTLDVPSFVHDPFAGVGDRPADPGDPTINEGPPARPAAVLIPVVARPEATVLLTQRSSDLSNHSGQIAFPGGKIDPDDASPLAAALREAEEEIGLDRRYVRPLGYLAPFLSRTGYLITPVVGLVEPGFELTLNPSEVTDAFEVPLAFLMDPKNHQRQSRELNGQRRYFYAMPFGERYIWGITAGILRNLWERLSDPIEAVSERA, from the coding sequence GTGATTCCCGTTTCGCCAGACCAGTTCACCGCCGCGGTGACCGGGCGCTTGACGCTCGACGTTCCATCCTTCGTCCATGATCCCTTCGCGGGCGTCGGCGACCGCCCGGCCGATCCGGGTGACCCGACCATCAACGAGGGACCGCCGGCGCGCCCGGCGGCGGTGCTGATCCCGGTGGTCGCCCGGCCCGAGGCAACGGTGCTCTTGACCCAGCGCTCGTCGGATCTGTCCAACCATTCGGGCCAGATCGCCTTTCCCGGCGGCAAGATCGATCCTGATGACGCAAGCCCGCTGGCGGCGGCGCTGCGCGAGGCCGAGGAGGAGATCGGCCTCGACCGCCGTTACGTCCGGCCGCTCGGCTATCTCGCGCCGTTCCTGTCGCGCACCGGCTACCTGATCACCCCGGTGGTCGGCCTGGTCGAGCCGGGTTTCGAACTGACCCTCAATCCGAGCGAGGTGACGGACGCCTTCGAGGTGCCGCTGGCCTTCCTGATGGATCCGAAGAACCACCAGCGCCAGTCGCGTGAATTGAACGGCCAGCGGCGCTATTTCTATGCCATGCCCTTTGGCGAGCGATATATCTGGGGCATCACCGCCGGCATTCTGCGCAACCTCTGGGAGCGACTGTCCGATCCGATCGAGGCGGTGAGCGAGAGGGCCTGA
- a CDS encoding DUF1285 domain-containing protein, producing MTSGSPSPGGLEGIATQVKAVKGPPPVHLWNPPFCGDLDMRIAADGTWFYMKTPIGRPALVKLFSSVLKREDDKYYLVTPVEKVGITVDDAPFAAVEMRVSGSGTTRAIALRTQTEEWVEVGPDHPLRFEKEAGTDGLKPYVHVRRELWARVSRALFHDLANLGEVRPVDGAAWFGLYAAGTFYPMVPAAEIEGLM from the coding sequence GTGACCAGCGGATCACCGTCGCCAGGCGGCCTGGAGGGCATCGCGACCCAGGTCAAGGCTGTCAAAGGCCCGCCGCCGGTGCATTTGTGGAACCCGCCGTTCTGCGGCGACCTGGATATGCGCATCGCCGCCGACGGCACCTGGTTCTACATGAAGACGCCGATCGGCCGGCCGGCGCTGGTCAAGCTGTTTTCTTCCGTTCTGAAGCGCGAGGATGACAAATATTACCTTGTGACCCCGGTCGAAAAGGTCGGTATCACCGTCGACGACGCGCCCTTCGCCGCCGTCGAGATGCGTGTTTCGGGCAGCGGGACGACGCGCGCGATCGCCTTGCGCACCCAGACCGAGGAGTGGGTGGAGGTCGGTCCGGACCATCCCCTGCGCTTCGAGAAGGAGGCTGGCACCGACGGGCTGAAGCCCTATGTCCATGTCCGCCGCGAGCTCTGGGCCCGGGTTTCGCGCGCGCTGTTCCACGACCTTGCCAATCTCGGCGAGGTCCGCCCGGTCGACGGGGCGGCCTGGTTCGGCCTCTATGCCGCGGGCACCTTCTACCCCATGGTGCCGGCCGCCGAGATCGAGGGGCTAATGTGA
- a CDS encoding AAA family ATPase codes for MTAETAERMEDAIIRAAETTVAQVRLARANISNVIFGQQSVIDQALITVLSGGHALLVGLPGLAKTKLVETMGVVLGLDARRVQFTPDLMPSDILGSEVLEESASGKRAFRFLKGPVFAQLLMADEINRASPRTQSALLQAMQEYHVTVAGERHDLPRPFHVLATQNPLEQEGTYPLPEAQLDRFLMQVDVDYPDLEAERKILFDTTGAEETKPKQALSWDDLQAAQRLVRRLPVGETVVNAILTLVRSARPDATKGELANAIAWGPGPRASQALMLAVRSRALLDGRLAPSVDDVVALAEPVLKHRMALSYSARADGLTVEATIASLVKPIR; via the coding sequence ATGACCGCCGAGACCGCCGAACGCATGGAAGACGCCATTATCCGCGCCGCCGAGACGACCGTCGCCCAGGTCCGTCTGGCCCGCGCCAATATCTCGAATGTGATCTTCGGCCAGCAATCGGTCATCGACCAGGCGCTGATCACCGTCCTGTCCGGCGGCCACGCGCTGCTGGTCGGCCTGCCGGGCCTGGCCAAGACCAAGCTGGTCGAGACCATGGGCGTGGTGCTCGGCCTCGACGCCCGGCGCGTCCAGTTCACCCCCGACCTGATGCCCTCGGACATCCTGGGTTCCGAGGTGCTCGAGGAATCGGCCTCGGGCAAGCGTGCCTTCCGCTTCCTCAAGGGCCCGGTCTTCGCCCAATTGCTGATGGCCGACGAGATCAACCGCGCTTCGCCGCGCACCCAGTCGGCGCTCCTGCAGGCCATGCAGGAATATCACGTGACGGTTGCCGGCGAACGCCACGACCTGCCACGGCCGTTCCATGTGCTGGCGACCCAGAACCCGCTCGAGCAGGAAGGCACCTATCCGCTGCCCGAGGCTCAGCTCGACCGCTTCCTGATGCAGGTCGACGTCGACTATCCCGACCTGGAGGCCGAACGGAAGATCCTGTTCGACACCACCGGCGCCGAAGAGACCAAACCCAAGCAGGCCTTGTCCTGGGACGATCTGCAGGCGGCCCAGCGGCTGGTTCGCCGCCTGCCGGTGGGCGAGACCGTGGTCAACGCCATCCTCACCCTGGTTCGCTCGGCCCGTCCGGATGCCACCAAGGGAGAATTGGCCAATGCCATCGCCTGGGGTCCTGGCCCACGCGCCTCGCAGGCACTGATGCTGGCGGTCCGCTCACGCGCGCTGCTCGACGGACGGCTGGCGCCCTCGGTCGACGATGTCGTCGCCCTCGCCGAGCCGGTGCTGAAGCACCGCATGGCGCTATCTTACAGCGCGCGCGCCGACGGGCTGACCGTGGAGGCGACCATTGCCTCGCTGGTCAAGCCGATCCGGTAA
- a CDS encoding DUF58 domain-containing protein, producing the protein MFGLAETLRQNHDNDTPGRRLSRDAAILAASLPRLVLEARRVAMTVAHGLHGRRRAGTGENFWQFRRFTDGEPANRVDWRRSARDQHLYVREQEWEAAHTVWIWPDRSASMEFVSNLARETKRDRGLVLAFALAEIMVRGGERVGIPGVMRPSASRAIIERMADAILADTIGKTSDLPPKAPVSRLSEVVILSDCLVPIETFRDEVKSLAVSGSRGHVLQINDPIEETFPYRGRVEFEELEEGLTITAGRAETWRDDYVARLAAHRAALRQECDVRGWSFGLHRTDQPLAGAILALHQRMGPGSRDLARETVRR; encoded by the coding sequence ATGTTCGGCCTCGCCGAGACGCTGCGCCAGAACCACGACAATGACACCCCGGGCCGCCGGCTTTCGCGCGACGCCGCGATCCTGGCCGCCAGCCTGCCGCGCCTGGTGCTGGAGGCGCGCCGCGTCGCCATGACTGTCGCCCATGGCCTGCATGGCCGGCGCCGCGCCGGCACCGGCGAGAACTTCTGGCAATTCCGCCGGTTCACCGATGGCGAACCGGCGAACCGGGTCGACTGGCGCCGCTCGGCCCGCGACCAGCATCTTTATGTCCGCGAGCAGGAATGGGAGGCCGCCCACACCGTGTGGATCTGGCCGGACCGCTCGGCCTCGATGGAGTTCGTCTCCAACCTTGCCCGCGAGACCAAACGCGACCGCGGCCTGGTGCTCGCTTTCGCGCTGGCCGAGATCATGGTGCGCGGCGGCGAGCGGGTCGGCATTCCCGGCGTGATGCGGCCGAGCGCCAGCCGCGCCATCATCGAGCGCATGGCCGACGCGATCCTCGCCGACACCATTGGCAAGACCTCCGACCTGCCGCCCAAGGCGCCGGTGTCCAGGCTCTCCGAAGTGGTCATCCTGTCCGACTGCCTGGTGCCGATCGAAACCTTCCGCGACGAGGTCAAGAGCCTGGCGGTCAGCGGATCGCGCGGCCATGTGCTGCAGATCAATGATCCGATCGAGGAGACCTTCCCTTATCGCGGGCGGGTGGAGTTCGAGGAGCTGGAAGAGGGCCTGACGATCACCGCCGGCCGCGCCGAGACCTGGCGCGACGACTATGTCGCAAGGCTTGCCGCACATCGCGCGGCCTTGCGCCAGGAATGCGACGTGCGCGGCTGGAGCTTCGGCCTGCACCGTACCGACCAGCCGCTCGCCGGCGCGATTCTGGCATTGCATCAGCGCATGGGGCCGGGATCGCGCGACCTGGCGCGCGAGACGGTGAGGCGATGA
- a CDS encoding DUF4159 domain-containing protein, which yields MMLGLPLAFASPLVLFALAALPALWWLLRLVPPRPRRVKFPPTKILIDIAPKEETPSRSPWWLTALRLLLATLIILAMAGPMWNPPATTSGARGPVLLLIDDGWPSAAAFEQRLRVANQIIASAESAGRPVAFASTAKPVITIGIETPSSVRERLRSLEPSPHTPDRSGVLPPLGRFLAAQPQAEIVWLTDGIDTGRSQAFLAQLKETVGSHTLTVYDGGTPPVLALTGATNTSGGFNALIIRAEPGPAQVGRVRALDTRGLPIGESTYAFEPGKTEAEVRFDLPVEIRNDITRLDIVGERSAGAVQLIDARWQRRTIGVISGATADTAQPLLSPTYYLGRALEPFADIRTVEGASPSEAAIRFVEGRVPMIVLTDVGTVTAEARDALNRFIDNGGILLRFAGTRLAGAQNDDLVPVKLRRGGRQLGGALSWETPQALAAFTRDSPFADIAVPADVRVRRQVLAEPDGLLADKTWAQLLDGTPLVTAEKRGRGLLVLFHITADTAWSDLPLSGAFVEMLKRIAGLSAAGRPAAEGLAGLPGQARANERVAPNRVLDGFGGFIRPPATAKPIPADWREPATADYPPGFYGPPDGTVAVNALGADERLKPLDLRPLGAAIERYRVGEPVDLRSPLVIAALILLLADGIAVFVIAGGLARLTGGRAARTAAVLLALGAMATLFGGPADAQTRRAQDRPPISTGNPADDAAVRATQATRLAYVITGSREVDEISRAGMDGLTRFLSARTALEPATPQGVDIGRDEMAFFPMLYWPIVAGAGEPTPQALLKLDAYMKQGGMVIFDTRDAATARPGQASPAQATLRRILAGLDIPELEQVPRDHVLARAFFILREFPGRHSDGSTWVEAIPPASEDEPARPARASDSVSPIIITANDLAAAWAIDRQGNPLLPVQGEARQRELAYRFGVNLVMYALTGNYKTDQVHVPALLERLGN from the coding sequence ATGATGCTCGGCTTGCCACTCGCCTTCGCCTCACCCCTGGTCCTGTTCGCGCTGGCGGCCCTGCCGGCGCTCTGGTGGCTGTTGCGGCTGGTGCCGCCGCGGCCGCGCCGGGTGAAGTTCCCGCCGACCAAGATCCTGATCGACATCGCGCCGAAGGAAGAGACGCCGTCACGCAGCCCCTGGTGGCTGACCGCGCTCAGGCTCTTGCTCGCCACCCTCATCATCCTGGCCATGGCCGGGCCGATGTGGAATCCGCCGGCGACCACCAGCGGGGCGCGCGGCCCCGTGCTGCTCCTGATCGACGACGGCTGGCCTTCGGCCGCCGCCTTCGAGCAGCGCCTGCGTGTCGCCAACCAGATCATCGCCTCGGCTGAAAGCGCCGGCCGGCCGGTGGCCTTCGCCTCGACCGCCAAGCCGGTCATCACCATCGGCATCGAAACGCCGTCCTCGGTGCGTGAACGGCTGCGCTCGCTCGAGCCGTCGCCGCATACGCCGGATCGCAGCGGCGTGCTGCCGCCGCTCGGCCGCTTCCTCGCCGCCCAGCCGCAGGCCGAAATCGTCTGGCTGACCGACGGCATCGACACCGGCCGGTCCCAGGCTTTCCTGGCCCAGCTCAAGGAGACCGTCGGCAGCCACACGCTCACCGTCTATGATGGCGGCACGCCACCGGTGCTGGCCCTCACCGGCGCCACCAATACCAGCGGCGGCTTCAACGCCCTGATCATCCGGGCCGAACCCGGCCCGGCCCAGGTCGGCCGGGTGCGTGCCCTCGACACCCGGGGCCTGCCGATCGGCGAGAGCACCTATGCCTTCGAGCCGGGCAAGACCGAAGCCGAGGTGCGTTTCGACCTGCCGGTGGAGATCCGCAACGACATCACCCGCCTCGACATTGTCGGCGAACGCTCGGCCGGCGCCGTGCAGTTGATCGACGCCCGCTGGCAGCGCCGCACCATCGGTGTGATCTCGGGCGCGACCGCCGACACTGCCCAGCCGCTGTTGTCGCCAACCTATTATCTCGGCCGCGCGCTCGAACCTTTCGCCGATATCCGCACCGTCGAGGGCGCCTCACCCTCGGAAGCCGCCATCCGTTTCGTCGAGGGCCGGGTGCCGATGATCGTGCTGACCGATGTCGGCACCGTCACCGCCGAGGCCCGCGATGCGCTCAACCGCTTCATCGACAATGGCGGCATCCTCTTGCGTTTCGCCGGCACGCGGCTCGCCGGCGCGCAGAATGACGACCTGGTGCCGGTCAAGCTGCGCCGCGGCGGCCGCCAGCTCGGCGGCGCGCTGTCCTGGGAAACCCCGCAGGCCCTCGCCGCCTTCACCCGCGACAGCCCCTTTGCCGACATTGCCGTGCCGGCCGACGTCCGTGTCCGCCGCCAGGTGCTGGCCGAGCCCGACGGGCTCCTGGCCGACAAGACCTGGGCCCAGTTGCTGGATGGCACGCCCCTGGTCACCGCCGAGAAGCGCGGCCGCGGCCTCCTGGTGCTGTTCCACATTACCGCCGACACCGCCTGGTCGGACCTGCCGCTGTCAGGCGCCTTCGTCGAAATGTTGAAGCGGATCGCCGGTCTGTCGGCTGCCGGCCGGCCGGCAGCCGAAGGCCTTGCCGGCCTGCCGGGCCAGGCGCGGGCGAACGAGCGGGTTGCACCGAACCGCGTGCTCGACGGCTTCGGCGGCTTCATCCGTCCGCCCGCCACCGCCAAGCCGATCCCGGCCGACTGGCGCGAGCCGGCGACGGCGGATTATCCGCCCGGCTTCTACGGACCGCCCGATGGCACCGTCGCGGTCAATGCGCTGGGCGCCGACGAGCGCTTGAAGCCGCTCGACCTCCGCCCTCTCGGCGCCGCGATCGAACGCTATCGGGTTGGCGAACCCGTGGATTTGAGATCTCCGCTTGTGATCGCAGCGCTCATCCTGCTTCTCGCCGACGGCATTGCGGTCTTCGTGATCGCCGGCGGCCTTGCCCGGCTGACCGGCGGCCGCGCCGCCCGGACCGCCGCGGTCCTGCTGGCGCTCGGCGCCATGGCCACGCTGTTCGGCGGACCGGCCGATGCCCAGACCCGCCGCGCCCAGGACCGCCCGCCGATTTCGACCGGCAATCCGGCCGATGACGCGGCGGTGCGCGCCACCCAGGCGACCCGGCTTGCCTATGTGATCACCGGTTCGCGCGAGGTCGACGAGATCAGCCGCGCCGGCATGGATGGCCTGACGCGTTTCCTGTCGGCGCGTACCGCGCTCGAACCGGCAACCCCGCAGGGTGTCGATATCGGCCGCGACGAGATGGCCTTCTTCCCCATGCTCTACTGGCCGATCGTGGCCGGCGCCGGCGAACCGACGCCGCAGGCGCTCCTGAAACTCGACGCCTATATGAAACAGGGCGGCATGGTGATCTTCGACACCCGCGACGCCGCGACCGCACGGCCCGGCCAGGCGAGCCCGGCCCAGGCCACCCTCAGGCGCATCCTGGCCGGCCTCGACATTCCCGAACTCGAACAGGTGCCGCGTGACCATGTGCTCGCCCGCGCCTTCTTCATCCTGCGCGAGTTTCCCGGCCGCCATTCCGATGGCTCGACCTGGGTCGAAGCCATCCCGCCGGCGAGCGAGGATGAGCCGGCACGGCCGGCGCGCGCCTCCGACTCGGTCTCGCCGATCATCATCACGGCGAACGACCTCGCCGCCGCCTGGGCGATCGACCGGCAGGGCAATCCGCTGCTGCCGGTGCAGGGCGAGGCGCGCCAACGGGAGCTCGCCTACCGGTTCGGCGTCAACCTGGTGATGTATGCGCTGACCGGCAATTACAAGACCGACCAGGTCCATGTGCCGGCCCTGCTCGAACGGCTGGGGAACTGA
- a CDS encoding peptide-binding protein: MVRVAAVTLVGAMFVFAAPAQAQSDRCRVMDPTGTPLNVRDAPNGAVLGAVRNGTLVTRVRSGEDNRGRPWVYVVDRESGKPMGWVIREFVACF, encoded by the coding sequence ATGGTCCGTGTCGCAGCCGTGACGCTTGTCGGCGCAATGTTCGTTTTCGCCGCACCGGCGCAAGCGCAGTCCGACCGGTGCCGGGTGATGGACCCGACCGGCACGCCGCTCAATGTCCGCGATGCGCCGAACGGCGCGGTGCTGGGCGCCGTGCGCAACGGCACCCTGGTGACGCGGGTGCGCAGCGGCGAAGACAATCGCGGCCGGCCCTGGGTCTATGTCGTCGATCGGGAGAGCGGCAAGCCGATGGGCTGGGTCATCCGCGAGTTCGTCGCCTGCTTCTGA
- a CDS encoding GNAT family N-acetyltransferase, protein MPDLSLDLQPEIPADNPAIDRLHERAFGPGRFARTAFRLREGVQPFIDLCFTARVGTLLVGSIRLSPVVIGSDVEAILLGPITIDPAFQSRGIGAALMKRSLDVAKAKGHRLVVLVGDAPYYNRFGFKMVPPGRLSLPGPVDPARLLVAELVEGAFDGVQGSLRGARAG, encoded by the coding sequence ATGCCCGACCTGTCCCTCGACCTTCAACCCGAAATCCCTGCCGACAATCCCGCCATCGACCGGCTGCATGAGCGCGCCTTCGGCCCGGGCCGTTTCGCCCGCACCGCGTTCCGGCTGCGCGAAGGCGTCCAGCCGTTCATCGACCTTTGCTTCACCGCCCGCGTCGGCACGCTGCTGGTCGGCTCGATCCGCCTGTCGCCGGTCGTCATCGGTTCGGATGTCGAGGCCATCCTGCTCGGCCCGATCACCATCGATCCGGCCTTCCAGAGCCGCGGTATCGGCGCGGCGCTGATGAAACGCTCGCTCGATGTGGCCAAGGCCAAGGGCCATCGGCTGGTCGTGCTGGTCGGCGACGCGCCCTATTACAATCGCTTCGGCTTCAAGATGGTGCCGCCCGGCCGGCTGTCGCTGCCGGGGCCGGTCGATCCGGCCCGTCTCCTGGTCGCCGAACTGGTCGAGGGCGCCTTCGATGGTGTCCAGGGGTCGCTAAGGGGCGCCCGCGCCGGCTGA